In Arachis hypogaea cultivar Tifrunner chromosome 17, arahy.Tifrunner.gnm2.J5K5, whole genome shotgun sequence, a single window of DNA contains:
- the LOC112762969 gene encoding uncharacterized protein, with translation MPKNFVLPTALEPYKGFGDPRAHIKKFQSMMFFNGANNEPVLCRAFSTYLDGAALLWFSKLSAGSISSFEELARSFIDYFAASRIYVHGSDYLGTIKQGQHESLKDYMTRFAEATMEIQDLDPAVHLHALKAGLRPGKFWEMIVVTKPKTLKEFRERAAGQMEIEELCESQKADKQPHRRDEEKNFRSPSNKKPKKPLKLTPKFNTYTRFNTKRENIIKEILNAKIVKSPARAGSYQYQRFVDRSKHCAFHQKFRHTTDECIVAKDLLKRLARQGLLDKYVEGRKTKEVTSDRDEHPRASTDKDKGKRTSPNLPRGIINYISGGYAGGGETTSARKRSYRAMLAIEGTTHLQREKDADITITFNQSDFKLASPNLDDPVVISIQAGELLVRKTLLDPGSSADVLFYSTFKKMKLSEKIMQPSSRELVGFSVERVPIMGHIWLRTTMGEDPISKSIDIQYLIVDCYSLYNIIIRRPALNAFRALVSILHLCVKFPVQENRIATMYVDHQEARQCYNASLKQNSTKQTTRPQVQAIHNTAMILTLSELDPREDFNERPQPMDNLQRVILTENEKHFTHIGEALEGEERSKLITILRSNADLFAWTPDDMPGINPEVIFHKLAIDKGVRPVA, from the coding sequence ATGCCGAAAAATTTTGTGCTGCCCACCGCCCTTGAGCCATACAAAGGGTTTGGTGACCCCCGCGCCCATATTAAGAAATTCCAATCCATGATGTTTTTTAATGGCGCTAACAATGAACCTGTACTCTGTCGAGCTTTTTCAACTTACCTTGATGGTGCTGCGTTACTCTGGTTTTCTAAGTTATCTGCAGGTTCAATTTCTTCTTTTGAGGAGCTGGCAAGGTCTTTTATCGATTACTTTGCCGCATCAAGAATATATGTGCACGGATCAGACTATCTAGGCACTATCAAACAAGGACAACATGAAAGCCTAAAGGACTACATGACTCGGTTTGCTGAGGCAACCATGGAGATTCAAGACTTAGATCCGGCAGTCCACCTGCACGCCCTTAAAGCCGGCCTCAGACCTGGCAAGTTCTGGGAGATGATTGTTGTAACTAAACCAAAGACACTAAAAGAGTTCCGAGAAAGGGCCGCAGGCCAGATGGAGATCGAAGAGCTCTGCGAATCCCAGAAAGCAGATAAACAGCCACACAGAAGAGATGAggaaaaaaattttagatcaCCGAGCAACAAGAAACCAAAGAAGCCTCTCAAGCTCACACCAAAATTTAATACCTACACCAGATTCAACACCAAGAGGGAGAACATCATCAAGGAGATTCTCAATGCCAAAATAGTAAAATCGCCGGCCCGAGCAGGGAGTTACCAATATCAAAGGTTCGTGGATAGAAGCAAGCATTGCGCTTTTCATCAAAAGTTCAGACACACTACAGACGAGTGCATCGTTGCCAAAGACCTACTCAAAAGACTAGCACGCCAAGGACTCCTAGACAAGTACGTCGAAGGACGTAAAACCAAAGAAGTCACCTCGGACAGAGATGAGCACCCACGAGCATCAACAGACAAGGACAAAGGAAAACGGACATCACCCAACTTGCCAAGAGGTATTATCAACTACATATCAGGAGGTTACGCAGGTGGGGGTGAAACAACTTCGGCTAGAAAACGAAGTTATAGAGCGATGCTAGCAATTGAAGGAACAACACACCTCCAAAGAGAAAAAGACGCAGACATCACAATAACATTCAATCAATCAGACTTCAAATTGGCAAGCCCTAACCTCGACGATCCGGTAGTAATCTCCATTCAAGCTGGAGAACTGTTGGTAAGAAAAACACTACTAGATCCAGGTAGCAGTGctgatgttttattttattccactttcaaaaaaatgaaattatCAGAAAAAATAATGCAACCTTCCTCTAGAGAGCTGGTTGGTTTCTCCGTAGAAAGAGTCCCCATTATGGGACATATATGGTTAAGGACGACGATGGGAGAAGACCCTATCTCAAAGTCGATTGATATCCAATATTTGATAGTAGACTGTTATAGCCTTTATAATATTATCATCAGAAGACCTGCTCTGAATGCATTCAGGGCATTAGTGTCTATTTTACATCTGTGTGTTAAGTTTCCCGTGCAGGAAAACAGGATAGCAACAATGTATGTGGATCACCAAGAAGCTCGGCAGTGCTACAATGCCAGCCTAAAGCAAAACTCAACAAAACAGACAACTCGGCCACAAGTGCAAGCAATCCATAATACAGCCATGATCTTAACATTATCCGAGCTTGATCCAAGGGAGGATTTCAATGAAAGACCTCAGCCAATGGACAACCTCCAGCGAGTAATATTAACAGAAAATGAGAAGCATTTCACACACATCGGAGAAGCCTTAGAGGGGGAAGAACGATCAAAACTAATAACAATACTTCGAAGCAACGCCGATCTATTCGCGTGGACGCCTGATGACATGCCTGGAATAAATCCAGAAGTCATCTTCCACAAGCTAGCAATTGACAAGGGAGTCCGACCTGtggcataa